One genomic region from Populus nigra chromosome 8, ddPopNigr1.1, whole genome shotgun sequence encodes:
- the LOC133701149 gene encoding hydroxyproline O-arabinosyltransferase 3-like: protein MGQASSPVLILLAFGFFFATYNLVTMTMHNRSIGKWVYDDSDGEAFFDPLIEMPEEVKKPKNARMPFHVALTATDAPYSKWQCRIMYYWYKKNRDLYGSEMGGFTRILHSGKPDNLMDEMPTVVVDPLPAGLDRGYIVLNRPWAFVQWLEKTTIDEEYILMAEPDHIPVNPLPNLARGGLPAAFPFFYIEPAKFENIVRKYYPEEKGPVTDIDPIGNSPVIIKKELLEKIAPTWMNVSLKMKNDEETDKAFGWVLEMYAYAVAAALNDVQHVLRKDFMLQPPWDLSTRKFFIIHYTYGCDYNLKGQLTYGKIGEWRFDKRSYLRGPPPKNLPLPPPGVPESVVTLVKMVNEATANIPNWDAE, encoded by the exons ATGGGACAGGCTTCGTCACCAGTTCTGATTCTATTAGCTTTTGGGTTTTTCTTTGCTACATACAACTTAGTCACCATGACAATGCACAATAGATCTATTGGGAAATGGGTATATGACGATTCGGATGGTGAGGCATTTTTCGATCCACTTATTGAAATGCCTGAAGAGGTGAAGAAACCAAAGAATGCCAGGATGCCCTTCCATGTTGCCTTAACAGCAACTGATGCTCCCTACAGCAAATGGCAGTGTCGCATTATGTACTACTGGTATAAGAAGAACAGAGACCTGTATGGGTCGGAGATGGGAGGATTTACACGGATTTTGCACTCTGGAAAGCCTGACAACTTGATGGATGAGATGCCTACAGTTGTGGTTGATCCTCTTCCTGCAGGTCTCGATCGG GGTTACATCGTCCTAAATAGACCATGGGCCTTTGTGCAGTGGCTGGAAAAGACTACCATTGATGAAGA ATATATATTAATGGCAGAGCCTGATCATATACCTGTGAATCCCCTTCCAAATCTAGCACGTGGAGGGTTGCCGGCTGCTTTTCCATTTTTCTATATCGAACCTGCTAAATTCGAAAATATCGTAAGGAAGTATTATCCAGAGGAGAAGGGTCCCGTGACAGATATCGATCCAATTGGCAACTCTCCTGTAATTATCAAGAAG GAACTTCTGGAAAAGATAGCTCCTACATGGATGAATGTTTCCTTGAAGATGAAAAATGACGAGGAGACTGATAAAGCTTTTGGATGGGTACTAGAAAT GTATGCATATGCTGTAGCAGCAGCTTTGAATGACGTGCAGCATGTTCTTCGGAAAGATTTTATGCTGCAG CCCCCGTGGGATCTGAGCACTAGgaaattttttatcattcattatACTTATGGATGTGACTACAActtaaag GGTCAGCTAACATATGGAAAAATTGGAGAGTGGAGATTTGACAAGAGATCATATCTACGAGGGCCTCCACCAAAAAACCTCCCCTTGCCCCCTCCAGGGGTTCCAGAAAGTGTG GTTACCCTCGTAAAGATGGTCAATGAAGCTACTGCTAACATTCCTAATTGGGATGCAGAGTAG
- the LOC133702326 gene encoding NADPH:quinone oxidoreductase-like — MEAVLASKPVIKVVALCGSLRKGSFNRGLLRSAIQISQDSVNGMEIEYMDISPLPMLNTDLEVDGNFPPVVEAFRQKILQADSVLFASPEYNYSVTAPLKNAIDWASRPPNCWADKAAAIVSTGGSFGGGLAQYHLRQIGIYLDLHFINKPEFHLNAFAPPAKFDSNGNLIDPQSKDRLKEVLLSLLAFTLRLKGNS, encoded by the exons atggaagcAGTACTGGCATCTAAACCAGTGATCAAAGTCGTAGCCCTTTGCGGGTCTCTACGTAAAGGCTCCTTCAACCGTGGCCTCCTTCGTTCAG CAATTCAGATAAGTCAGGATTCGGTGAATGGCATGGAGATTGAGTACATGGATATTTCACCACTGCCAATGCTAAACACTGATCTTGAAGTTGATGGTAATTTCCCACCTGTTGTTGAAGCTTTCCGGCAGAAGATTCTTCAAGCTGATAGTGTCCTCTTTGCCTCGCCTGAGTACAATTATTCCGTCACCG CACCTTTGAAGAATGCAATTGACTGGGCATCTAGACCACCAAACTGCTGGGCTGACAAAGCTGCTGCCATTGTAAGTACCGGAGGAAGTTTTGGTGGTGGGCTAGCACAGTACCATCTTCGCCAAATTGGAATTTATCTTGACCTTCATTTCATCAACAAACCCGAGTTTCACTTGAATGCATTTGCACCTCCAGCAAAATTTGACAGCAATGGAAACTTGATTGATCCACAGTCTAAGGACAGACTGAAGGAAGTTCTTTTAAGCTTGCTTGCATTCACTTTGCGACTCAAAGGTAACAGCTAA